The Shewanella sp. MTB7 genome includes a window with the following:
- a CDS encoding MFS transporter: MPPSLAQIDTKEPADISRDLTIEHGIQRNIKQFSLHLVQIFLVGLTIGMTRIVIPGLAESEFGLANDAFFLLASFVVVFGLVKAVMNLFAGKLSEAYGRKNILLLGWLVALPIPFILLLAPSWNWIIFTTVLLGFNQGLCWSMALNSKLDLAKSTQKGLVNGVNEFAGYAAVGIAGLITAYIVTWFGAREGLFYFSLSVILLGLILAKLTIVETLPWAELHYRKAQSNDETVETKSLSQLFKLASMENRPLFALNQAGLVEKFTDTIVWIFLPIYFISQGVSLINSGAIIAIYGVVWGATQLITGPLSDKIGRKALIVWGMWFCGLGIIAIPFTQSIILWSFEAGFIGIGMAMLYPNLGASVGDFSPAQYRASLIGVYRFWRDLGYAIGALVMGMMAQWSQDLLMPFWLVGTAMFLSGLIVQLWLPSKS; this comes from the coding sequence ATGCCACCGAGTTTAGCCCAAATAGACACCAAGGAGCCTGCCGATATTTCGAGGGATTTAACGATTGAGCATGGCATACAGCGCAATATTAAGCAGTTCAGCCTGCATTTGGTGCAGATATTCTTAGTAGGCTTAACCATTGGTATGACGCGCATCGTCATTCCAGGCTTAGCAGAGTCGGAGTTTGGTTTAGCCAATGACGCGTTTTTTTTGCTTGCTTCATTTGTAGTGGTATTTGGGCTGGTGAAAGCGGTGATGAATTTATTTGCCGGAAAGCTCAGTGAAGCATATGGCCGTAAAAACATACTGTTACTCGGCTGGCTAGTCGCATTGCCAATTCCTTTTATTTTATTATTAGCTCCGAGTTGGAACTGGATTATTTTCACTACCGTTTTATTGGGTTTTAATCAGGGACTCTGCTGGTCCATGGCATTAAATAGTAAATTGGATCTCGCCAAAAGCACCCAAAAAGGTCTAGTGAATGGTGTGAATGAGTTCGCAGGCTATGCCGCTGTGGGCATTGCTGGATTAATTACCGCCTATATTGTGACTTGGTTTGGCGCGCGGGAAGGTTTGTTTTATTTCAGTTTGAGCGTCATTTTATTGGGATTAATTTTGGCCAAATTAACCATTGTTGAAACTTTACCTTGGGCTGAACTGCATTATCGAAAAGCACAGAGCAATGATGAAACCGTGGAAACAAAGTCATTAAGCCAATTATTCAAGTTAGCATCGATGGAAAATAGACCATTATTTGCACTGAATCAGGCTGGCTTGGTTGAGAAGTTTACCGATACCATTGTTTGGATATTCCTGCCCATTTACTTTATTTCTCAGGGAGTATCACTGATTAACTCGGGTGCAATCATTGCTATTTATGGTGTCGTGTGGGGCGCGACTCAATTGATCACCGGCCCTTTGTCAGACAAAATTGGTCGTAAAGCCCTAATTGTCTGGGGAATGTGGTTTTGCGGGCTCGGGATTATCGCTATTCCATTCACACAAAGTATTATTCTGTGGAGTTTCGAAGCTGGGTTTATCGGGATTGGTATGGCGATGCTCTATCCGAATTTAGGTGCATCGGTTGGCGATTTTTCTCCTGCTCAATATCGAGCCAGTTTAATTGGCGTTTATCGTTTTTGGAGAGATTTAGGTTACGCAATTGGCGCACTCGTGATGGGCATGATGGCACAGTGGTCACAGGATCTATTAATGCCATTTTGGCTTGTTGGCACCGCGATGTTTTTATCAGGATTAATCGTCCAGTTGTGGTTACCCAGTAAAAGTTAA
- a CDS encoding ArsR/SmtB family transcription factor, with protein MSIIKKQLFEQLALIAHSLGSPQRVEMLDYLAQAECSVDELSRLVDLTVANTSRHLHILKQNGLVLVRKDGKRRLYKIAGNDVVLLISCLRKTAETHLAEVDRLMLQITPNSLEKQTISSKELVSKFDEQELLILDVRPKREFLQGHIRGAINVQPEEIHEKIQDLPANKIVVAYCRGPYCLYSYEMIDSLREKGIEALRLEDGFPEWKAAGFPYE; from the coding sequence ATGAGCATCATTAAAAAACAACTTTTTGAGCAACTCGCTCTTATAGCCCATAGTTTAGGTTCACCTCAACGGGTTGAGATGCTTGATTATCTGGCACAAGCCGAATGCAGTGTTGATGAATTAAGCCGGTTAGTTGATCTGACAGTGGCCAATACCTCTCGGCATCTGCATATTTTAAAACAAAATGGCCTGGTTTTAGTGAGGAAAGATGGCAAGAGACGTTTATATAAAATAGCAGGTAATGATGTCGTACTCTTGATCAGCTGCTTGCGTAAAACCGCCGAAACTCACTTAGCAGAAGTGGATCGCCTAATGCTGCAGATCACACCTAACAGCCTTGAAAAACAGACCATATCCAGCAAAGAGCTAGTTAGCAAATTTGACGAACAGGAATTATTAATTCTTGATGTTCGACCCAAAAGAGAGTTCTTACAAGGTCATATTCGAGGCGCTATTAATGTTCAACCGGAAGAGATCCACGAAAAAATTCAAGATCTCCCCGCCAATAAGATAGTGGTCGCTTACTGTCGTGGCCCTTACTGCCTATATTCATATGAAATGATTGATTCATTGCGAGAAAAAGGAATAGAGGCGCTCAGGTTAGAAGATGGTTTTCCAGAATGGAAAGCGGCTGGTTTTCCCTATGAATAA
- a CDS encoding HlyD family secretion protein, producing MQTAEHAFRRWMQSLILLFILLIGYIVVADRHAPLTTESRVQGYVIQIAPEISGTVTEVLIDNNQQVKKGNSFFTIDKRKYQLAVNKANVALEQAHEQETALYAKAEAGEAKVATSQAAYDNASSEYQRIRQLAGKKLVSASQLDSSLANNNVSLSNLHAVEQELRALRVQLGTTPGQSSMVRAAENSLQQAELNLSHTQIIAPSDGVITNLQLEVGSTASVNQPLMTFIPTGSLWIVADFREKAVALLDEETTALVAFDAFPGQVYGLEIQSRDFGVAAAQQSPNGKLTNIETNNRWVRDAQRVRVNLVSDTALPQQLFIGSRATVVLYPRDNWLWAWLGKAQINLVSLLHYIY from the coding sequence ATGCAAACCGCTGAACATGCTTTTCGCCGTTGGATGCAAAGTCTCATTCTTCTTTTTATCCTTCTTATTGGCTACATTGTGGTAGCCGATCGTCATGCTCCGCTAACGACTGAGAGCCGAGTACAAGGGTATGTGATTCAGATAGCCCCTGAAATCAGTGGTACGGTCACCGAGGTGTTGATTGACAATAATCAGCAGGTGAAGAAAGGGAATAGCTTTTTTACGATCGATAAGCGCAAATACCAACTGGCAGTCAATAAGGCTAACGTGGCGCTAGAGCAAGCCCACGAGCAAGAAACCGCTTTATATGCCAAAGCTGAAGCGGGTGAAGCTAAGGTGGCGACAAGTCAGGCAGCATACGATAATGCCAGCAGCGAATATCAACGCATTAGGCAACTCGCCGGTAAAAAACTGGTTTCAGCCTCGCAGCTTGATAGCTCACTGGCTAATAACAATGTATCGCTATCTAACCTGCATGCCGTAGAGCAAGAGCTACGAGCACTTCGCGTGCAGTTAGGCACTACACCGGGGCAGAGCAGCATGGTACGCGCCGCTGAAAACAGCTTACAGCAAGCGGAACTCAACCTGTCACACACGCAAATAATCGCACCAAGTGATGGGGTGATCACTAACCTGCAATTAGAAGTCGGCAGCACGGCCAGTGTTAACCAGCCCTTGATGACTTTCATTCCAACAGGTTCACTATGGATAGTGGCCGATTTTCGTGAAAAAGCGGTGGCACTACTAGATGAGGAAACCACGGCATTGGTGGCTTTCGATGCTTTTCCTGGCCAGGTTTATGGCTTGGAAATACAGAGCCGTGATTTTGGTGTGGCGGCAGCGCAGCAAAGCCCAAACGGTAAATTGACCAACATAGAAACGAACAACCGCTGGGTGCGTGATGCGCAGCGAGTGCGGGTTAATTTAGTCAGTGATACTGCGTTACCTCAGCAGCTGTTTATCGGTTCGCGCGCGACAGTTGTGCTCTATCCCAGAGATAATTGGCTATGGGCATGGTTAGGTAAAGCTCAAATTAACTTGGTGAGTTTACTGCACTATATCTATTAG
- a CDS encoding MBL fold metallo-hydrolase: MFMVQREVPNDPSSICYFMGCVSRGKAIAVDVHLDDIEWFMSQTRQKGVEINYVIDTHVHADHYSGGKILAERTGAQYMLNELSETNFDFVGLKDQQIINAGNLEVKVMHTPGHTLDSICLLVTDHSRGPNPWFLLSQHTLFVGSVGRPDLRGQEVEMAARLYDTLHNKLLILDSHIEVLPGAKAGSACGAGISGKPMSTIGYEKLNNPIFKLSKSDFIAEIIATLPPHPENMTEIVKANIAG, translated from the coding sequence ATGTTTATGGTCCAAAGAGAAGTCCCCAACGATCCCTCTTCCATCTGTTACTTTATGGGGTGTGTCAGCCGAGGAAAAGCCATTGCAGTTGACGTACACCTTGATGATATTGAGTGGTTTATGAGCCAAACCAGACAAAAAGGTGTAGAGATTAATTATGTAATAGATACTCATGTCCATGCCGATCATTATTCAGGAGGAAAAATCCTTGCTGAACGCACTGGGGCTCAATACATGTTAAATGAGTTATCCGAAACCAATTTTGATTTTGTTGGACTAAAAGACCAACAAATCATCAATGCTGGGAATCTTGAAGTGAAAGTGATGCACACTCCGGGACACACATTAGATTCTATATGCCTATTAGTGACAGATCATTCGCGAGGCCCGAACCCATGGTTTTTACTGTCACAACATACGCTTTTTGTTGGCAGTGTTGGTCGTCCAGATTTACGTGGTCAAGAAGTCGAAATGGCAGCTCGTCTATATGACACTCTTCATAACAAGTTATTGATTCTTGATAGCCACATTGAAGTTTTACCGGGAGCCAAAGCAGGCAGTGCATGTGGTGCAGGGATCTCAGGTAAACCAATGTCGACGATAGGGTATGAGAAACTTAACAACCCGATATTCAAACTATCAAAATCAGATTTTATTGCCGAGATCATCGCAACTTTACCGCCTCACCCTGAAAATATGACTGAAATCGTGAAGGCTAATATCGCCGGATAA
- the gfa gene encoding S-(hydroxymethyl)glutathione synthase gives MISKILNLFLRKSNTKVLIHPSVDNNIIPALSGFTGGALVCHCKKEPVMVRLSSQTAHNHVCGCSKCWKPQGAVFSQVAVIGRDNVKITANEDKLVVVDAEAAINRYACKDCGVHMYGRIHNEAHPFFGLDFVHTELSKQSGWAPAEFAAFVSSIIETGTSPENMPAIRERLLELGLEPYDCLSPDLMDAIAAHLAKKA, from the coding sequence ATGATTTCTAAAATATTAAATCTTTTTCTGAGAAAAAGTAATACCAAGGTGTTAATTCACCCATCTGTTGATAATAATATTATCCCTGCATTATCAGGCTTTACAGGTGGTGCACTGGTTTGCCACTGTAAAAAAGAGCCTGTTATGGTGAGATTGAGCAGTCAAACTGCACATAACCATGTATGCGGTTGCTCAAAGTGCTGGAAGCCTCAAGGCGCAGTATTCTCTCAAGTTGCTGTTATTGGACGTGATAACGTTAAGATAACCGCAAATGAAGACAAGTTAGTTGTGGTTGATGCAGAAGCTGCCATTAATCGTTATGCCTGTAAAGATTGTGGCGTACACATGTATGGTCGCATCCATAATGAAGCCCATCCATTCTTTGGTTTAGATTTTGTTCATACTGAGCTAAGTAAGCAATCAGGTTGGGCGCCAGCAGAATTTGCTGCATTTGTTTCATCAATTATTGAAACGGGCACTAGTCCTGAAAATATGCCCGCTATCCGTGAACGTTTACTGGAGCTAGGTTTAGAGCCATATGATTGCTTATCACCCGATCTAATGGATGCGATTGCAGCACATCTTGCTAAAAAAGCTTAA
- the rbsK gene encoding ribokinase, which yields MAKLSVLGSINVDHVMQVSAAPCGGQTIEAKHYQIVAGGKGANQAVAAAKLGADVAMIGCVGSDAIGEQMKSGLADVGINIDGITTIMDENTGLAMIYVEDSGENRIGIWPGANGALTEAVLAEHQGTIVTSELLLLQLETPLQTLVTAAKVAKSAGVKVVLNPAPAKLLPEELLRNVDIITPNETEAELLTGIRINELSDAGLAANKFHSQFGIEMVLITLGKRGVWLSHKGEGMHVAGFTVDAVDTTAAGDTFNGGFVTGLLEGKSALEAVRFGQAAAALSVTRVGAQSSIPTRNETLTLLL from the coding sequence ATGGCCAAATTATCCGTATTGGGCAGCATTAATGTAGATCATGTTATGCAAGTCAGCGCAGCGCCATGTGGCGGGCAGACTATCGAAGCCAAGCATTATCAAATTGTCGCTGGTGGCAAGGGAGCCAATCAAGCGGTGGCAGCGGCTAAACTCGGTGCGGATGTGGCGATGATAGGCTGTGTCGGCAGTGATGCCATCGGTGAGCAGATGAAGTCTGGTCTGGCGGATGTGGGCATCAATATCGACGGCATCACCACCATCATGGATGAAAATACCGGGCTGGCGATGATCTACGTCGAAGATTCGGGTGAAAACCGTATCGGCATCTGGCCAGGGGCAAATGGCGCACTGACTGAAGCTGTGTTGGCGGAACATCAAGGGACGATAGTAACTTCTGAACTGCTTTTACTCCAGCTTGAAACGCCGCTTCAAACGCTGGTTACAGCGGCAAAAGTGGCCAAGTCTGCAGGGGTGAAAGTGGTATTAAACCCTGCTCCTGCCAAGCTGTTACCGGAGGAGTTACTGCGTAATGTTGATATCATTACGCCCAACGAAACTGAGGCTGAGCTGTTAACAGGTATAAGAATCAATGAGTTGTCTGATGCTGGGCTTGCGGCGAATAAATTTCATAGCCAATTCGGTATTGAAATGGTGCTGATCACCTTAGGTAAACGCGGCGTTTGGTTGTCTCACAAGGGGGAAGGCATGCACGTTGCTGGTTTTACTGTCGATGCTGTCGATACGACTGCGGCGGGCGATACCTTTAACGGCGGTTTCGTCACGGGCTTACTCGAAGGTAAATCAGCACTTGAGGCGGTGCGTTTTGGCCAAGCAGCAGCGGCTTTATCTGTTACTAGAGTGGGGGCTCAAAGCTCTATTCCTACTCGCAATGAAACATTAACCCTATTACTTTAG
- a CDS encoding LacI family DNA-binding transcriptional regulator, whose protein sequence is MATIRDVAKLAGVSTTTVSHVLNKTRFVSAEGKAKVENAVMQLNYVPNIVARSLKGGSSRVLGMLVTDSNNPFYADLIQWVDQVAYRHGYNLILCNTQGNRERAKDYMSMLSQRRVDGMLMMSSDARQLPVSSYGTMPMVMMDSGPERAGYDRILDDSEQGGYMATKHLLAAGHRSIGLLAGPLEKSNSQNRIAGYRRAMAEANADVDEGWIQSGEFTYEGGVTAMTELLKQQKTVTAVFASNDLMAMGAIRVAGEHGLTIPQDLSMIGYDDIPGAKYFNPPLTTMRQPLELMAEQAIAMLLARMETPEREGQRTLLTPTLIIRDSVANC, encoded by the coding sequence ATGGCCACCATTCGTGACGTCGCCAAACTGGCTGGTGTCTCTACCACCACAGTATCTCACGTGCTCAACAAGACACGTTTTGTCTCAGCAGAGGGCAAAGCTAAGGTCGAGAACGCTGTGATGCAGCTTAACTATGTGCCCAATATAGTGGCGCGTAGCCTGAAAGGGGGGAGCAGCCGAGTCTTGGGCATGCTGGTGACCGATTCCAATAACCCATTCTATGCCGACCTGATCCAATGGGTCGACCAAGTAGCCTATCGCCACGGCTATAACCTTATCTTGTGTAATACCCAAGGTAATAGGGAGCGTGCTAAAGATTATATGAGCATGTTAAGTCAGCGGCGGGTCGACGGCATGTTGATGATGAGCTCAGATGCGCGTCAGTTGCCGGTTTCTTCCTACGGCACTATGCCGATGGTTATGATGGATTCAGGGCCAGAACGCGCGGGTTATGATCGCATTCTCGATGATTCTGAACAGGGCGGATATATGGCGACCAAGCATCTATTAGCGGCGGGTCACCGCAGCATAGGCTTATTGGCCGGGCCGCTCGAAAAGTCCAATAGCCAAAACCGTATTGCCGGATATCGTCGCGCAATGGCTGAAGCCAACGCAGACGTGGATGAAGGTTGGATCCAATCGGGTGAGTTCACTTACGAAGGTGGCGTAACGGCCATGACTGAGTTGCTTAAGCAGCAAAAAACCGTGACAGCGGTATTTGCCTCCAATGATTTAATGGCCATGGGGGCGATACGCGTTGCGGGTGAGCATGGGCTGACGATCCCACAAGATCTGTCGATGATAGGTTATGACGATATTCCAGGGGCCAAGTATTTTAACCCGCCACTGACCACGATGCGCCAGCCATTAGAACTGATGGCAGAGCAAGCTATCGCCATGTTACTTGCTCGGATGGAAACCCCTGAGCGTGAAGGGCAGCGCACCTTGTTAACGCCGACCTTAATTATTCGAGATTCAGTCGCCAACTGTTAG
- the rbsB gene encoding ribose ABC transporter substrate-binding protein RbsB, whose translation MNKLLTCTTALVLTLGIAAPVMAKDTLALVVSTLNNPFFVSMKEGAEQKADELGYKLIVLDSQNDPSKELSNIEDLTTRQVKAILLNPTDSDAASNAARMVNRAGIPLVTLDRGVTRGKVVSHIASDNVAGGQLAGDFIAEKLGKGAKVVQLEGVAGASASRDRGQGFALAVAAHGFDLQASQPADFDRTKGLNVTENLLASKPNVQAIFAQNDEMALGALRAVRGAGKEIVIVGFDGTDEGIAAVKRGLLNATVAQQPELIGAMGVEAAVKLLNGEVVAEFQPVPLQIIVN comes from the coding sequence ATGAACAAGCTTCTCACTTGCACGACCGCATTGGTTTTAACCTTAGGCATTGCTGCTCCAGTTATGGCAAAAGATACCTTGGCTTTAGTGGTGTCGACGTTGAACAACCCCTTCTTTGTTTCGATGAAAGAGGGCGCCGAACAGAAAGCCGATGAACTGGGTTATAAACTCATCGTCCTCGATTCTCAGAACGATCCCTCTAAAGAGCTGAGTAATATTGAAGATTTGACCACACGTCAGGTGAAAGCCATCTTGTTGAACCCCACCGATTCCGATGCGGCCTCTAATGCAGCTCGCATGGTCAATCGAGCAGGTATTCCGTTGGTGACATTGGATCGTGGTGTGACTCGTGGAAAAGTGGTGTCGCATATTGCGTCTGATAATGTCGCTGGTGGACAACTTGCCGGTGATTTCATCGCCGAAAAGCTCGGTAAAGGTGCTAAAGTTGTTCAGCTTGAAGGTGTCGCAGGTGCGTCAGCTTCCCGTGACCGTGGGCAAGGCTTTGCGCTCGCCGTGGCAGCCCATGGTTTTGATCTTCAAGCATCACAGCCTGCAGATTTCGACCGCACCAAAGGTTTGAACGTTACCGAAAACTTACTGGCTTCAAAGCCTAATGTACAGGCCATATTCGCTCAAAACGATGAGATGGCACTGGGTGCATTACGAGCCGTTCGTGGGGCGGGTAAAGAGATTGTTATTGTTGGCTTTGATGGCACAGATGAAGGGATTGCAGCGGTTAAACGTGGTCTGTTAAATGCCACTGTTGCCCAACAACCAGAGCTCATCGGCGCCATGGGAGTTGAAGCTGCGGTTAAGCTGCTCAACGGCGAAGTGGTTGCGGAGTTTCAGCCAGTACCGCTGCAAATTATTGTGAACTGA
- a CDS encoding PepSY-associated TM helix domain-containing protein — protein MKTQIANAQTSNPFPQPNKVIKNLTESHSWIGVIISPLLFVIFWAGAVTLFYEEVKQWALAPQFPVAIQQQAMPLQQIVEAKLAQHPFDYQEHMMVQMPSHNDPYYKVYLDLVREEGKEDEHGEVISLLVDSKSGKTLANKEDFFLADFLYQLHYNLNLPAGTYIVGIISLFFFFALVSGVFIHAKKLFRHFFQYRTDRNRRDKLLDLHNVVGVMTLPFTLMYALSGLVFNLAIVYQIAFVVFIYQGDQDALFNDAGFTLFDEARIEQPLDMTPAYQIIEEARTRDDFAVSDVIFYNYGDDAAIIQIRGNNLAYFSQNDEFFYRVKTSELLSKTDINNYNVFRKGREIIATLHFGNFAGVDVRILYFILSLAICVMILVGNMLWLDKRSLQQNVSARSIRFVRGLSVGGCGGVILATAVAFLCERIIPASLSARADLMVYAFIISLVATMLLAYRIESVRRYIAQVIFATVVVLILTLLADWLMFSSQIIQLWHDGFRAVVGVEIAMALFITLGVWVISKLDVFKQPDTESATASVLADSEPLSLKR, from the coding sequence ATGAAGACTCAAATTGCAAATGCTCAAACATCCAATCCCTTCCCCCAGCCTAATAAAGTGATTAAGAATTTAACCGAGTCACATAGTTGGATAGGGGTGATTATATCACCCCTGTTGTTTGTCATTTTTTGGGCGGGTGCGGTCACCCTGTTTTATGAAGAAGTGAAGCAATGGGCGCTGGCCCCGCAATTTCCAGTTGCAATACAACAGCAAGCGATGCCACTGCAGCAGATAGTCGAAGCTAAGCTAGCGCAGCATCCCTTTGACTACCAAGAGCATATGATGGTGCAGATGCCATCACACAATGACCCCTATTACAAAGTGTATCTTGACCTTGTTCGCGAAGAGGGTAAAGAGGATGAACATGGTGAAGTTATTTCGCTGCTGGTTGACAGCAAGTCGGGTAAAACCCTAGCCAATAAAGAGGATTTCTTCTTAGCTGATTTTCTGTATCAGTTGCACTACAACCTGAATTTACCCGCTGGTACTTATATTGTTGGCATTATCAGTCTGTTCTTCTTCTTCGCGCTGGTATCAGGTGTTTTCATACATGCCAAAAAACTGTTCCGTCACTTTTTCCAGTATCGAACCGATAGGAATCGCCGAGATAAACTGCTTGATCTGCATAATGTGGTTGGGGTGATGACGCTGCCATTTACCTTAATGTATGCCTTAAGTGGCTTGGTATTTAATTTAGCCATTGTCTACCAAATAGCCTTTGTGGTTTTTATCTATCAAGGTGACCAAGATGCCCTGTTTAATGATGCTGGATTTACCCTGTTTGATGAAGCCAGAATTGAGCAGCCGCTTGATATGACGCCAGCTTACCAAATCATTGAAGAAGCGAGAACAAGAGATGATTTTGCAGTCAGCGATGTCATTTTTTATAACTACGGTGATGATGCTGCCATCATCCAAATTAGAGGCAACAACTTAGCCTACTTTTCACAAAATGATGAGTTCTTTTATCGAGTCAAAACCAGTGAGCTACTAAGCAAAACAGACATCAATAACTACAACGTATTTCGTAAGGGACGTGAGATTATTGCCACCCTACATTTTGGTAATTTTGCAGGGGTTGATGTCCGCATTCTTTACTTCATATTATCACTCGCGATTTGTGTGATGATCTTGGTGGGTAACATGCTGTGGCTTGATAAACGCAGCTTGCAGCAGAATGTATCGGCTCGCAGTATCCGTTTTGTAAGAGGCTTATCCGTGGGCGGTTGTGGTGGGGTAATCTTAGCCACTGCGGTGGCTTTCTTGTGTGAGCGGATCATACCTGCCTCTCTATCCGCCCGTGCAGATTTAATGGTGTACGCCTTTATCATCAGCTTAGTCGCGACCATGTTGCTGGCCTATAGAATCGAGAGTGTAAGGCGCTATATCGCGCAGGTGATTTTTGCCACTGTGGTGGTGCTAATACTCACCCTACTTGCAGACTGGTTAATGTTCAGTTCGCAGATCATACAGTTATGGCACGATGGTTTCAGAGCTGTAGTTGGTGTTGAAATAGCAATGGCTCTGTTTATCACTTTGGGGGTTTGGGTAATTAGCAAACTTGATGTGTTTAAGCAGCCTGACACTGAATCAGCCACTGCCAGCGTGTTGGCCGATAGTGAGCCGTTGTCGCTAAAAAGATAA
- a CDS encoding LysR family transcriptional regulator, with product MKQSMDDLYLFVLTVRHGGISAAAKHYSLQRSKVSRRLQELEKALGCQLLIRTTRKIELTENGRLLYEQINQPLSSVSQAANLLTNQHHSLQGTLRIAVPAALITSNLFTSLLEDYLERFPDVLLDVVNSQESLDLRRENIDMQLLPKGVKVTNEDYVQQTLLRFPSCLVASADYLNSHTQITELSHLHEHPIMVSRYNMTALPDDLKIRLCSDDLGLIRHMAVSGKGVALLPVSLLQGAFESGELAAVLPKERFTDIKLTLIYPSREFLPEKTRALIQLLRSRFTESNIKLSV from the coding sequence ATGAAGCAAAGTATGGATGATCTATACCTGTTTGTACTCACAGTTCGACATGGTGGGATCAGCGCTGCGGCGAAACACTACTCCCTACAGCGTTCTAAGGTGAGTCGGCGCTTACAAGAGCTTGAAAAAGCCTTAGGTTGTCAGCTATTAATACGCACAACACGCAAAATTGAATTAACCGAAAATGGTCGTTTGCTCTATGAGCAAATTAATCAGCCCCTCAGTAGCGTTTCTCAGGCGGCGAACTTACTGACAAATCAACATCACTCATTGCAAGGCACATTACGCATCGCCGTTCCTGCTGCTCTTATCACATCCAATCTGTTTACCTCGCTGTTGGAAGATTATCTAGAGCGCTTTCCCGATGTATTACTCGATGTAGTTAACAGTCAGGAGAGTCTGGATTTAAGACGTGAAAATATCGATATGCAGCTTTTACCTAAAGGGGTAAAAGTGACCAATGAGGATTATGTCCAACAGACCTTATTGCGGTTTCCCAGCTGCTTAGTTGCCTCTGCCGATTACCTAAATAGTCACACTCAGATCACTGAGCTATCTCACCTCCATGAGCATCCTATTATGGTGAGCCGATACAACATGACTGCGCTACCAGACGATTTGAAGATCAGGCTCTGCTCTGATGATTTAGGATTAATACGGCACATGGCAGTCTCAGGTAAAGGCGTGGCCTTGTTACCCGTATCTTTACTCCAAGGTGCATTTGAATCCGGTGAATTGGCCGCGGTTCTGCCTAAGGAAAGATTTACGGATATCAAATTGACCTTAATCTATCCATCACGTGAGTTTTTACCTGAGAAAACCCGAGCCTTAATACAGCTATTACGCTCAAGATTTACTGAATCGAATATCAAGCTTTCGGTTTAA